The following are from one region of the Nicotiana tomentosiformis chromosome 7, ASM39032v3, whole genome shotgun sequence genome:
- the LOC138895336 gene encoding uncharacterized protein, whose amino-acid sequence MENFPIPPKKDENGQVIVSSDPLDLDDYTEEQSAVITVNSKAKNLLYNTISGEEYKKISSYETAKEMWYKLEVTYEGTNNVKETRINLLVRDYELFHMKNGESA is encoded by the coding sequence ATGGAAAATTTTCCAATTCCACcaaagaaagatgaaaatggTCAAGTTATAGTTTCATCTGATCCTCTTGATTTAGATGATTACACTGAAGAACAATCAGCTGTCATAACAGTTAATTCCAAAGCAAAAAATCTTCTGTATAATACTATCAGTGGAGAAGAATATAAAAAGATATCAAGTTATGAAACTGCAAAGGAAATGTGGTACAAATTAGAAGTCACATATGAAGGAACCAACAACGTGAAAGAAACAAGAATCAATCTTCTAGTTCGAGATTATGAACTATTTCATATGAAGAATGGAGAATCAGCATAA
- the LOC138895337 gene encoding uncharacterized protein, translating into MSYLNRVWVATTVAVVNGHSDHGQKVKSGLKSLHHGKKRFSSSSTSSGADNLRPLSGMLGSDVGGFIGSGNGEEKRKQADESLRQVMYLNCWGQS; encoded by the coding sequence atGAGTTACTTGAACCGCGTTTGGGTGGCCACTACCGTCGCCGTCGTAAACGGCCACTCCGATCATGGCCAGAAAGTGAAGTCCGGCCTCAAATCCTTGCACCACGGCAAAAAACGCTTCTCCTCTTCCTCCACCTCTTCCGGCGCGGACAATCTCCGGCCGTTATCCGGCATGTTAGGATCTGATGTCGGCGGGTTCATCGGAAGTGGAAACGGCGAGGAGAAGAGGAAACAAGCTGATGAGTCGCTCCGGCAAGTCA
- the LOC104113904 gene encoding vesicle-associated protein 4-2-like: protein MALANEKSVSDGKIWGLCKLPFWHSNSSSVAASSSSVASSSSSSFRQQQQQHLNGMSVDHHSNVHASLKVSSVAKSLLPTRRRLSLDPQNKLYFPYEPGKQVKSAIRIKNISKNPVAFKFQTTGPKSCYMRPPGGTLAPDESLIATVFKFVEPPDNNEKQVGKKSRVKFKVMSLKVKEDVDYVPELFDERKDDVAVEQVLGVVFLDAERPCPALEKLNRQLAEAEAEVEARKRPPEDTGPKIVGEGLVIDEWKERRERYLARQQVDGVDSV from the exons ATGGCACTTGCTAATGAGAAATCTGTGTCTGATGGCAAGATTTGGGGTCTTTGTAAACTTCCATTTTGGCATTCAAATAGCAGCTCAGTCGCTGCTTCCTCTTCTTCtgttgcttcttcttcttcttcttcttttaggcaacaacaacaacagcatcTCAATGGCATGTCTGTGGATCATCATTCTAATGTTCATGCTTCCCTTAAGGTTTCTTCTGTTGCCAAATCCTTACTTCCAACTCGTCGCAGACTCAGTCTTGATCCACAAAACAAGCTCTATTTTCCAT ATGAGCCTGGCAAACAAGTCAAGAGTGCTATTAGAATTAAGAACATTAGCAAGAATCCTGTAGCCTTCAAG TTTCAAACAACTGGGCCGAAAAGTTGTTATATGCGGCCGCCAGGAGGTACTCTTGCTCCTGATGAAAGCCTTATTGCAACTG TTTTCAAATTCGTTGAGCCACCTGATAATAACGAGAAACAAGTTGGAAAGAAGAGCAGGGTCAAGTTCAAGGTTATGAGCTTAAAAGTAAAAGAGGACGTGGATTATGTGCCAGAGCTG TTTGATGAACGGAAGGATGACGTGGCAGTTGAACAAGTACTGGGTGTTGTTTTCCTTGATGCTGAACGCCCTTGTCCT GCACTCGAGAAACTTAACCGCCAGTTAGCTGAAGCTGAGGCTGAGGTCGAGGCACGCAAAAGGCCTCCAGAAGATACAGGTCCAAAGATTGTTGGAGAAGGTCTTGTTATAGACGAATGG AAAGAAAGAAGGGAAAGGTATCTTGCGCGGCAACAGGTTGATGGAGTTGATTCAGTATAG